The following coding sequences are from one Candidatus Neomarinimicrobiota bacterium window:
- a CDS encoding glycogen/starch synthase yields MKVFLISPEITPFAETGITGQFSRNYPVQLQEAKHDIRLIMPKYPFISDRKYTLREVIRLREIPVEWNSDSRIASIKSGFVPDSKVQVYFLGEENFFVSVDERIYKAKGSRKALEDTDIRFAFFSKASLESLKFLHWQPDIIHCCGWSTAFVPIMLKTIFKDDPFYKDIKVVFNLFSSKEVSLFSENSLNLAKIETGTEDDNLLVFDKKRNFSPILAGLSYSDYVITLSSGGSDPAKELKSNPIFAKAIKDKKDKYKTITMRSDSVEAYEKITASILDVYNSLV; encoded by the coding sequence TTGAAAGTATTTTTAATTTCTCCTGAAATAACACCGTTCGCCGAGACCGGTATCACCGGGCAATTCTCGAGGAATTATCCCGTTCAGCTTCAAGAAGCGAAGCATGACATAAGATTGATAATGCCTAAATATCCTTTCATCAGCGACAGAAAATACACGCTGAGGGAGGTTATTCGCCTGAGAGAAATCCCTGTCGAATGGAATTCAGATTCCAGAATCGCGAGTATTAAATCGGGATTCGTTCCTGATTCTAAGGTACAGGTATATTTCCTTGGTGAGGAGAATTTTTTCGTTTCTGTGGACGAAAGGATTTATAAAGCGAAAGGATCGCGGAAAGCTTTAGAAGATACTGACATCAGGTTTGCATTCTTCAGTAAGGCGTCGCTTGAAAGTCTGAAATTTCTGCACTGGCAGCCTGATATAATTCACTGCTGCGGATGGTCAACCGCTTTCGTTCCTATAATGCTGAAAACCATATTCAAAGACGACCCCTTTTACAAGGATATTAAGGTGGTCTTTAACTTATTTTCATCGAAGGAAGTTTCCTTATTCTCTGAAAACTCCCTTAATCTTGCAAAAATTGAAACCGGAACTGAAGATGATAATTTGTTAGTATTTGATAAAAAGAGGAATTTCAGTCCAATACTTGCCGGTTTGAGCTACTCTGATTACGTGATTACCCTGTCTTCAGGGGGTTCGGATCCTGCCAAGGAGCTCAAATCCAACCCTATCTTCGCTAAAGCTATCAAAGATAAGAAAGATAAGTATAAGACTATTACGATGCGGTCTGATTCTGTCGAAGCATATGAAAAAATCACCGCGTCTATCCTTGATGTTTACAATAGCCTTGTCTGA
- a CDS encoding tetratricopeptide repeat protein, whose product MKIYLIPIAICLTIFSACGGGQAARTPGSTGQSSGPNNDSEISSLKRAVHSIDSTLTSEAGKIKNLNTAVTDIGNKIEEFDLRLLRMESMMAVGNMMNSVNPRVPLNAVDYLNEYQKAMEFFNYANYSEALDIFEKLLGSNPHSELADNSQYWIGECYYGNKEYERAILEFEKVFTFPNNNKMEAAQLKLGICYLRLNDKKRAQEEFSRLVNLYPGSEYLPIASKLLNRL is encoded by the coding sequence ATGAAAATATACTTGATACCTATAGCCATTTGTCTGACGATATTCAGCGCCTGCGGAGGAGGGCAAGCTGCAAGGACACCCGGCTCAACCGGTCAATCGAGCGGACCAAACAACGACAGTGAGATAAGTTCACTGAAGCGGGCAGTTCATTCGATAGATTCTACTCTTACGAGCGAAGCCGGAAAGATCAAAAACCTGAATACTGCTGTAACGGACATAGGAAACAAAATTGAGGAATTCGATTTAAGACTTCTTAGGATGGAATCTATGATGGCTGTGGGGAATATGATGAACAGCGTAAACCCGAGAGTACCTTTGAACGCGGTAGATTATTTAAACGAGTACCAGAAAGCTATGGAATTCTTTAACTACGCCAATTACAGCGAGGCACTGGATATCTTCGAGAAACTTCTTGGATCGAATCCGCACAGCGAGCTTGCCGATAACTCCCAGTATTGGATAGGCGAATGTTATTACGGAAATAAGGAATATGAGAGAGCGATACTCGAATTTGAAAAAGTCTTCACGTTCCCTAACAACAACAAAATGGAGGCAGCGCAGCTGAAATTGGGAATCTGCTATCTCAGATTAAACGATAAAAAAAGGGCGCAGGAAGAGTTTTCGCGGCTGGTGAATTTATATCCGGGAAGCGAATATCTTCCCATTGCCAGTAAACTTCTTAATAGGTTATAA